From Arachis stenosperma cultivar V10309 chromosome 2, arast.V10309.gnm1.PFL2, whole genome shotgun sequence, one genomic window encodes:
- the LOC130960500 gene encoding putative disease resistance RPP13-like protein 1 has protein sequence MQNLVKLHHLDIGGTDLEEMPKKMSKLKDLQFLSFYIAGKHEENGIGELGELAHLHGSFCIEKLENVKNSGEASNARMDEKIHLNALYLRWSCSSFEESEVCDSHTEKDVLEKLRPHKDLKELFIWDYRGTMFPDWIGQSWYHKMTELELSGCRNCWVLPSLGQLPSLMTLKISECDMVKMIGGTFYKGDATHHHQQTPFPSLKYLSFYYMSCWEEWESYECDEDDAPFPQLEHLLIANCPKLRGVFPSFLPALKELVISGCEELGCDLPRAPIIRQLEIYGKQKARMRDLPLSLQNLRIEGNQLVDSLFEAMTHTQPTSLSYLRISNCSSVVSFPGDALPPSLEDLRIYDCKNVEFPMQHQQHESLTYLTIKNSCDSLTSFALSAFSNLYYLRIQELENLTSLEVSQSQSLQDLSISGCPKLENIIRLPACLRVLRIRECGLLGEGIEKKDPHIWPSISHISYIYVDDNRIRNDSTS, from the coding sequence ATGCAAAATCTTGTGAAATTACACCATCTTGATATTGGCGGCACTGATTTGGAAGAGATGCCAAAAAAGATGAGCAAATTAAAAGATTTGCAATTTTTAAGTTTCTATATTGCGGGCAAACATGAAGAGAATGGGATTGGAGAATTGGGAGAGCTAGCACATCTTCATGGGTCATTTTGTATTGAGAAACTAGAGAATGTTAAGAATAGTGGTGAAGCATCGAATGCAAGGATGGATGAAAAAATACACCTGAATGCTTTATATTTGAGGTGGTCATGTtcatcatttgaagaaagtgagGTTTGTGATTCCCACACTGAAAAAGATGTACTTGAGAAATTACGTCCTCACAAAGACTTGAAGGAGCTATTCATCTGGGATTACAGAGGTACCATGTTTCCGGATTGGATAGGGCAGTCTTGGTACCACAAGATGACTGAGTTGGAGCTGAGTGGATGCAGGAATTGTTGGGTGCTTCCTTCACTTGGACAGTTACCCTCTCTAATGACATTGAAGATTTCAGAATGTGATATGGTGAAGATGATTGGTGGAACATTCTATAAGGGTGATGCaactcatcatcatcagcaAACACCCTTCCCATCCCTGAAATATCTGTCATTTTATTATATGAGTTGCTGGGAGGAATGGGAGTCATATGAATGTGATGAAGATGATGCACCATTTCCTCAACTTGAGCATCTATTGATAGCGAACTGTCCTAAGTTAAGAGGAGTTTTTCCCTCTTTCCTTCCTGCTTTGAAAGAACTTGTCATTTCAGGATGCGAGGAGCTTGGTTGTGATCTGCCAAGAGCTCCCATCATACGCCAATTAGAAATATATGGCAAACAGAAAGCAAGAATGCGGGACCTACCACTTTCACTGCAAAATCTAAGAATCGAAGGAAACCAACTTGTGGATTCTCTGTTTGAGGCCATGACCCACACCCAACCAACCTCTCTCAGTTATTTAAGAATCTCAAATTGCTCATCAGTGGTATCATTTCCAGGGGATGCTTTGCCCCCTTCGTTGGAAGATTTGCGCATATACgattgcaagaatgtagaatTCCCAATGCAACACCAACAACATGAGTCACTAACGTATCTTACAATAAAGAACAGCTGTGATTCACTCACATCCTTCGCATTATCAGCATTCTCAAATCTCTATTATCTTAGAATCCAAGAACTTGAAAATTTAACATCTCTGGAGGTGTCACAGTCACAGTCCCTCCAAGACTTATCAATTTCAGGCTGCCCTAAGCTGGAGAACATAATAAGGCTGCCTGCCTGTTTAAGGGTACTCAGAATCAGAGAATGTGGGTTGTTGGGTGAAGGCATAGAGAAGAAGGACCCCCACATTTGGCCATCCATTTCCCACATCTCCTATATTTATGTTGATGACAACCGGATTCGCAATGACTCAACATCTTAA
- the LOC130960499 gene encoding putative disease resistance RPP13-like protein 1 — MAAELVGGAFLSSFLNVLFDRLSDPEIINMMRGKKVDQKLLQRLKTILNVVEAVLNDAEKKQITDSAVKRWLEDLQDAVYDADDLLDEVATKAATQKDPPGNFLSRFLNLQDREMVTRIEEIIARLEDIAKHKDILRLEKIAAKNMSGRIPSTSLVKKSDIFVGRDKERDAIVNLLFDDAYNGELSVIPIVGMGGIGKTTLAKLVYNDDKVQQKFNVKAWVCVGEEEFDVLKVTKIVIEKTCSPCYSNDLDTAQNHLKNGLAGKNFLVVLDDVWSSNRERWESFLTPFECGSEGGKILVTTRLDTVASVVKTKHNEAHNLSLLDEEQCWSVFANRAWGPTEFRDHSALEEIGRIIVKKCKGLPLAAQTVGGLLSGKDNEKDWNDVLNSEFWELSEEDSGILPALRISYYHLPSYLKRCFVYCSLYPKDFEFDRDELTLLWMAEGLLLEPMSGNTLEEIGYEYFDDLVSRSFFQHSNSAKNSFVMHDLMHDLAKFYAGKFFSSILELKNAAKHDTKTRHLSCAHKNDDDSLMKIMEACNRLKHVRTLLQLNLHKGHGTREGDRVSVPCDLLEQLKC; from the coding sequence ATGGCTGCTGAACTTGTGGGAGGagcttttctctcttcttttctcaaTGTCCTTTTCGACAGGCTGTCTGATCCTGAGATCATCAACATGATGAGAGGAAAGAAGGTTGACCAGAAGCTGCTTCAAAGGCTGAAGACCATTCTGAATGTGGTTGAAGCTGTGTTGAATGATGCTGAGAAGAAGCAGATCACTGACTCTGCTGTCAAGAGGTGGCTCGAAGATCTCCAAGATGCTGTCTATGATGCTGATGACTTGTTGGATGAAGTCGCTACCAAAGCTGCTACTCAGAAGGATCCACCAGGTAACTTCTTGTCTCGCTTTCTCAATTTGCAAGATAGGGAGATGGTCACTAGGATTGAAGAAATCATTGCTAGACTAGAAGATATTGCAAAACACAAAGATATCCTTCGTCTGGAAAAGATTGCAGCCAAGAACATGTCTGGGAGGATTCCATCAACCTCACTGGTTAAAAAATCTGATATATTTGTTGGAAGGGACAAAGAAAGGGATGCCATAGTGAATTTGCTTTTCGATGATGCTTACAATGGTGAACTGTCCGTGATTCCCATAGTGGGCATGGGTGGGATAGGAAAAACAACTTTGGCTAAATTGGTTTATAATGATGACAAAGTGCAGCAGAAGTTTAACGTGAAGGCATGGGTTTGTGTTGGTGAGGAGGAATTTGATGTTCTTAAGGTGACAAAGATTGTGATAGAGAAAACTTGCAGTCCTTGTTACTCAAATGATTTAGATACAGCTCAAAATCATTTGAAGAATGGGCTAGCGGGGAAGAACTTCTTGGTTGTTCTGGATGATGTCTGGAGCAGTAATCGTGAGCGTTGGGAAAGTTTTCTTACACCTTTTGAATGTGGAAGTGAGGGAGGCAAGATTCTTGTAACAACACGTCTTGATACAGTTGCTTCTGTGGTGAAAACTAAACATAATGAAGCTCACAATTTAAGTTTGTTGGATGAAGAACAATGCTGGTCAGTGTTTGCAAATCGAGCATGGGGTCCTACAGAATTCCGAGATCATTCAGCTTTAGAAGAAATTGGTAGaataattgttaaaaaatgTAAAGGATTACCTTTGGCAGCTCAAACAGTTGGAGGGTTATTGAGTGGGAAAGATAATGAAAAGGATTGGAATGATGTTTTGAATAGTGAATTCTGGGAACTCTCTGAGGAGGATAGTGGGATTCTTCCTGCATTGAGGATCAGTTATTATCACCTCCCATCATATTTAAAACGCTGCTTTGTTTATTGTTCTTTGTATCCTAAGGACTTTGAATTTGATAGAGATGAATTGACATTATTGTGGATGGCAGAAGGTCTTTTGCTAGAACCAATGAGTGGAAACACTTTGGAAGAAATTGGTTATGAATATTTTGATGATTTGGTTTCGAGATCATTTTTTCAACATTCTAACTCTGCTAAAAATTCATTTGTAATGCACGATCTCATGCATGATTTAGCAAAGTTCTATGCTGGAAAGTTCTTTTCTAGTATCCTTGAACTCAAGAATGCAGCAAAGCATGATACCAAAACTCGCCACTTGTCATGTGCTCACAAAAATGATGATGATTCCCTTATGAAGATCATGGAAGCATGCAATAGGTTAAAACATGTGAGGACATTGTTGCAACTCAATTTGCATAAAGGTCATGGAACCCGAGAGGGAGATAGAGTATCCGTTCCTTGTGACTTACTAGAACAATTGAAGTGCTAA